The genomic region TGGAAGATCTGCGAAGGGTCCAATGTGGACTTCAGGTTGCGGTAGCCGCGCACCCCCGGCTCCTCGGGGAAGTCCCCGGTCGCCGGTCCCTGCGCGGACTGGTACAGGCCGTTGGCCCCGCCGTCCTCGACACCGGTCCAGCCCCTGCCGTAGAAGGGAATGCCGATGAGGATCTTGCTCGCCGGCACCCCGGCGTCGCGGTAGATCTTGACCGCCTGCTCGACGCTGAACCGGCTCGCCGGCGGGTTCGGGTCCTTGGGGTCCTCGTGGATGTTGGCCTGGTGACCGGTCCGGTTCGGCTCCCAGGACGAGCCGTGGAAGTCGTAGCCCTGCAGGTTGGCGAAGTCCAGGTAGCTGAAGATCTGGTCCAGCTCCAGGCCGCGGTCGATCTTGGCCGGGTCGGAGGCGGTGAACGCGGTCAGCAGCATGCCCTTGCGCACCGCGTCCAGCTGGGTGCGGAACTCCTTGAGCAGCAAGGTGAAGTTCTGCTTGTCGTTGGGATCGACGTGGTTGACCTCAAGGCCGCCACCGCCCGGGTACTCCCAGTCCAGGTCGAAGCCGTCGAAGATGTCGGCCCCGGTGCCCGTGCCACCGGCGGGTTTGCCGGTGCCCCAGTCGTCGCGGACCGGCAGGTTGCCGCGGATGTAGAGGTCGACGCAGGAGCGGACGAACTTCTTGCGCGCGGCGTCGGTCTTGGCCACGTCGGCGAAGAACTTGGAGAAGGACCAGCCGCCGATGGACATCAGCACCTTCAGCCCGGGGTGCTTGGCCTTGAGCTTCTTGAGCTGGTTGAAGTTGCCGCGCAGCTTCGCCGAGGGGTTGTCGGCCACGCCGTCCACCGACTGCTCGGCGGTGATCACCCGCTGGTAGTTGGCGTGCGCGTCACCCGCGTTGTCCTTCGGGTAGTCCGGATCGGTGGGGTTGCCCACCGAGGCGGTGTTCTCGAAGCAGGTGAGGTTGGTGGCGTGGATGTTGGCGAAGGCGTAGTTGAGCACGGTCAGCCCGTCGGCCGAGCCGTTCTTCTCGATGTGGCCGAGGTGGACGTTGCGGCCGTACACCGCCCACTGCGGGTAGTAGTTCACCACGTGCGGCGCGGCCGCCGGGGCAGGGGGTTGAGCGGCTGAGGCAGGCGCGGTGAGACCGGCCAGGGCCAGTCCGGCCGCGGCCGAGGCGGTCAGGAACCGCCGGAATGCAGGGGATCGCATGCAGTCTCCTAGAGGGAGCCCGAGTGGTCTGAACCATTACTGGCTCCCACGATCAACCCTGGAGACCCCGGCAGGCTATGTCACTTCCCCATCCACCGGTCTAATGCGCCCTCCGGGTGACCGGCGCAGCGCGGCGACCAGCTGGGCGCGCGAGCGGACGCCGACCTTGCGGTAGATCCGGGTGAGCCTGCCCTCGACCGTCTTGACGCTGAGGAACAGCCGGGTGGCCGCCTCCCGGTTGCCCAGCCCCTCGGCCACCAGCGCGGCCAGCTCGGCCTCGGCCGCGGTCAGCCCGCGCACGGCGGGCCGGATCGCGGCCGGGGAGCCCAGGCGGTCCAGCTCGGTGGCGGCCAGCGCGGCCCACGGGCGGGCTCCGCGCTGCTGGAAGGCGGTCAGCGCCGCGCGCACCGCCGACCGGGCGGCCGGGCCCCGGCGGCGGCTGCGTTCCAGCCTGCCCAGCGCCAGCAGGGTGCGGCCGTGCTCGATCGGCAGGCCCAGTGCGGCGAAGCGCTCGCCCGCGCCGGTGAGCAGCCCGGCCGCGCCATCGAGGTCGCGCCGCGCGATCCGCACCAGGGCCTCGGCCCGGTCCAGCGCGGCCAGCACACCCGGCCGGTCCAGGGCGAGGGCCTGGTGCCGGGTGCGTTCGACCAGGGTGGCGGCCGCGGCCGGATCGCCCGCGCCGACCAGGGCTTCGGCCAGTTCGCCGTGCCAGCGCAGCACGGAGGGGTCGGCGATCTGCTGCGCGGTCTCCAGCACGCGCACCCGCTCCAGCGCGGCCACCGCCCGCGCGGCCTCGCCGGTGGCCAGCTCGACCGTGCCGAGCACCAGCAGACTGCGCGGCAGGAACACCACGTCGCCCTCCTCCTCGGCCGCCGCCGCGCCGAGACGGGCCAGCCGGGCGGCTCTGGCGAACTCGCCACCCGCGGACTCGGCGACGGCCATGGCGTACCAGGACAGTCCGGGGGCCGCGCCCGCCTCGCTGAGCACCCCGGTGAGCCGCCGCGCGTGCTCGATGGCGGCCCGGCAGTGCCCGGCGCGGGCCTCCAGCTCGACCAGGCAGCGCAGCACCTCGGCCAGCTGGGTGGTCGCCCCGGAGTGCGCCACCGGGTGTTGCAGCAGCGCCAGCAGTTCTTCCCTCGCGGCGTCCAGGCGGTCGTCGAAGAAGGCGTGCCGGGCGGCCAGGAACCGCGCGGACACCGCGGGCGCGCACTCCAGGGCCCTGGCCAGGGTTCGTTCGGCGGCCGGGTCGCCGAGTCCGCGCTGCATCCTCGCCCGCATCAGCAGGGCCAGTTCCAGGGTGCGCGCCGGGCCGCGGCCGGTGGCCAGCGCGGCGGCGAGCCCGGCCTCCTCGGCGGCGCGGCGGGTGTCGCCGTCGGCGATGTGCGCCTTGATCGCCGTGCGCAGGTGCACCTCGGCCAGCAGTTCCGGATCATCGCCTGCTTCCTCGCGGGCCTTGGCCAGCACCTCCTCGGTGCCGCCCAGCCGCTGGCAGGCCGCGTCGAGCAGGGCCAGCCGGACCCGCACCCGGTCGGCGGGCCGGTGCGCGTGCGGCAGCACCCGGTGCGCGGCCGCCCTGGCCAGGTCGGACCGGCCGGCCGCGCCCGCGTCGATGGCCGCCGCGAGCAGGCAGGCCACCAGTTCGGCGTGTTCACCAGGGGGCAGCCGGCGGGCGGCGAGCAGACCCAGCTCGGCCGCGAAGGCATGCGCGCCACGGGTTCTGGACTCCTCGGCGGCCGCGCGCAGCCGCCGCGCCAGCGCCCGGTCGGGCTCCTGGTGCGCGTGCGCCTGGTGCCAGACCGCGGCCACCGGATCGTCCACCGCGTCGGCCAGCCGGGCGTGCGCCCGCGCCCTGGCGTCCGGTCCGGCGTCGGCGGCCAGCACCAGCGGGATGGCCGCGGCGGTGAACCGGATCTCCTCGTGCCGCACCCGCAGCAGCCGCGCCGCCTCGGCGGTGGCCAGCTCCTCGGCGGCCAGGCCGGGGCGGATGCGGTTGAGCACGGTCACCGTCGGGTCCCGGCACAGCGCGGCCAGCACCGCGCAGCGCCGCACCGGATCGCCGATCTCGTTGAGCCACAACCGGATCAGTTCGCGTGCGCCAGGGGAGGGGGACAGCGGTTCCGGGGGCAGCGCGGCCCGGCCACCGGCCAGCAGCGCGCGGGTGAGCTCCACCGCCAGCGCCGGGTTGCCGCCGCTGTGCGCGAGCACCTGGCCGGTCCACCGGTGCGGCAGGCCGAGGCCGGTGACCAGGTCCACCAGCGCGTCCGGGGTCAGCGCGGGCATCGGCACCGGCCAGCTCTCCTGGCACAGCTCGTGCCCGGCCACCGGGGCGGTGGCCCTGCGCTCGGTGGTGAGCAGCCGCAGACCGGGCGAGCGCACCGCCCGCAGCGCGCCGCGCAGGGCGTCCCGGCTGTCCGGGTCCAGCCACTGCACGCCGTCGAGCACCACCAGCACCCCGTCCCGCGTGGCCAAGGCGTCCAGGAGTTCGGCCAGGGCAAGGCGCACCGCCAGGGGGTCCGTTCCCCTGGCGGGCGCCGGGCCGCGGCGCACCAGCGCCGACAGCACCTCCCTGCGGTCCCCGGTGACCATCGCCAGCGACGGCGGAGCCAGCGAGGTGAGCAGCTCCGCCAGTCCACTGTGGACGATCGCCGGGTCTTCGGCGCAGGGGCTGGAGCGCATCACCAGTGCGCCGCCCCTGGCCGCCGCGGCGGCCACCCCGTGGGCCACCGCGGTCTTGCCGGAGCCCGCCGGTCCGAACAGCGCCACCCGGCCGTGCCGGTGCAGCGCCGCGAGTAGGTCCGGCAGGGGCTCCGTTCCGCTCACCCCGCTTTCCGGCACGTGCCGACCGGAGGGAGGGCGGGGTGCGCCAGCGGGTGCTGGTCCCACCAGCGCGCGTACCCCGGACTGGCCGCCACCAGTTCCAGGTAGGCGCGGCCCAGCTCGGCGCGAAGTCGCCGGGCCGCGGCCAGGTGCGCGTGATCGCTGGCCAGCACCACCCGCTGCGCGAGCGGCGTGCCCCGAACCGGCTTGAGCACCACCCCCTCCCTCGGCTGGTCCACCGGGAAGAAACAGCCCAGCGCGCGACCGGCCGCCACCAGCGCCGCCGCCATCTCCCAGTTGCCACACCAGTACGTGACCCTCGGCGTGAACCCGGCCTCGGCGCACCGCTGCCGGAAGTAGGCCGGCCACGGCCCGCTGTCCGAGGGGTCGTCCACCCATTCCTGCCCGGCCAGCTCGGCCAGCTCCAGCTCGGCGCGCGCGGCCAGCGGACCGTCCGCGGCCACCCCGATGTAGACCGGTTCGCACTCGATGAGCACCTGCCGGACCGCCCGCGAGGCGGCCGGGGGCAGGTCGGGTTCCAGGTACAGCGCGAGGTCCAGCGCGCCGGAGTCCAGCAGCGCGGTGAGCGTGCCGCAGCCGGGATCCACCCGCAGCAGCACCCTGGCGAAGGGCAGCACCGAACCCAGCCGCCCGGCCACCCGACCGGTCAGCGGCGATGCCTGCAAGCCGATCCGCAGCACCGGCGAGTCCGGCTGCTCGCGCGGGGGAGCGAGCACCAGGTCCAGGTCGTCGAGCCCGGCCAGGATCGCCCGGGCCCTGGTGGCGACCTCCGCGCCGACCGGGGTGGGCGTGACGCCGCCGGGGGTGCGCACGAACAGCTGGGTGCCGAGGTGGCTCTCCACCCTGCGCAGCATGGTGCTCACCGCGGGCTGGGTCAGGTCGAGCTGGATGGCGGCCTTGCTGATGCTCCGGGCCGAGGCGATGGCGTCGATCATCCGGAGGTGTTGAGGCCCCAGGTCCACCGCTCCTCCTGACCCCGTTTTCCGCTTCCGCCCAGGCTAACGACGGGGGAGTGGGTGGGGTAACGAGGGAAAACCCTTGCTCCCGGCAGACTTGAGCCCGCTGAGTAGATTTGCGGATTTCCGGGTTTCCGGCCGCCGTGCGAATGTCACCGCGTGTCCGAGATCATCGAGCCGGCACCCCGGCGGCCCCTGCCCAGGGTTCTCGGGCAGCTGACCACCGCCGGGTTCTTCGGCGCGGTGATCATGCCGTTCGGCCTCTTCTCGGTCCTCGCGGCGCTCTTCGGCGGCGGTTTGCCCGCGGTGGGGATGACCGTGGCGGTGGGGCTGGCCGGGTTCGCGATCCTGTACGGCGCGGCTTCGCTGGCGCCGGGGGAGTCCTGGCTCGGCGGCAGCCGGGTCGGCCGGTGCTGCTGGGCGGTCCTGGTGGGCGGGTTCGGCGGGCTCGGGTGGTGGCTGGGCTGGGCGGTGACCAACGAGCTGGGGCTGGCGGTCAGCCGCCCGCCGCTGGGGCTGCTCGCGGGCGCGGTGCCGTTCGTGTTGGTGGCCGGGCTGTTGCTGCGCCGGTGGTACCTGGCCGTGGGCTCGCTCGTGGTCACCGTGGCGCTGGGCGGCTGGCTGCTCGCCGGGCTGGCCGCGCTGCCGCCGGACCCGGCGGAGGTCAGCCGCAGGCTCGCCGCCACCAGCGTCGACCGCACCCAGCTCTTCGCCACCGAACTGCCCGGCTACCGCATCCGGCGAGACTCGGACGGCTGGCGCCTGGCGCCGGAGGGCGAACCACGCGGTGCCAAGGATGTCGAGGTCCGCGCGATGCCGCTGGGACCAGCCGCCGACGGGTGCGCGGCCAGCCTGGAGTGCGCCGAGGACACCCCCGGCCTGCGCTACCAGCGCACCGCGGGCCAGCACGGCTACCTCCACCAGCGGGAGCGGCTGGCGGTGCGGGTGCTCGGCGGCGTTGGCGTGGACCGGAAACTGCTGCGCGCGGCCGTCCTGGCCGCCCGCCCGGCCACCGACGCGGAGCTGCTGGAGATCCTGCCGCCCGACCGGCGGCACCAGCCTTCCCCGTTGGACCGGCTGCGGCAGTTCGCCAGGGAACTGGCCGGATAAGCTGTCCCGGTGCTGGTCGCCGTGCTCGCCGACACCCATGCCCCGCGCCGCTGGAAGGGCTGCCCGCCCGCGGTCGCCGAACACCTGCGCGAGGCGGACGTGATCCTGCACGCCGGTGACGTGTGCACCGCGAACGTGCTCCACGAGCTGGCCGCCTTCGCCCCGGTGCACGCGGTGCTGGGCAACAACGACGGCCCGGACGTCGCCGCCTGGGGCGCGCCGGAGACCCTGGAGCTGGACCTGGACGGACTGCGGGTGGCGATGATCCACGACAGCGGCCAGGCCAACGGCCGCACCGCGCGGATGCGCCGCCGGTTCCCCGAGGCGGACCTGGTCGTCTTCGGCCACTCGCACATCCCGATGGACGTCACCGGCGACGGCGTCCGGATCTTTAACCCGGGCTCGCCCACCGACCGCCGCCGTCAGCCGCAGGGCACCATGGGCCTGCTGCGGATCGAGCGCGGTGAGCTGGCCGAGGCCCGGATCATCCCGGTGACCTAGCCGGTCCAGTCCGCGCGCAGCAGCTCGTACTCGACCTCGCCCTGCTCGGTGCCCGGCAGCGGATCGTCGAAGTGCGGGAAGAAGGTCCGCACGTGCTTGAGCCCGGCCCGCTCCATCACCCGGCGGGAGGCGGTGTTGACCGCCATCGTCTGGGCCCACACCCGCTGCACGCCCAGGTCGGTGAAACCCTTGCGCACCAACGCCCGCGCGCCCTCGGTGGCATAACCCCGGCCCCAGAACCGCGCCTGGAACCGGTAGCCGAGCTCCACCTCGGTGGCGCTGCCGTCGGCAGGCGGTTCCAGGGCGAGCCAGCCGATGAACTCGCCGGTGGCGTGCTCGATGGTGGCCCAGGTCCCGGCGGGGCCGAGCTCGTAGTGGGAGAGCAGCTTGGGCAGCACCTGGTGCTCGATCACCGCGCGTGGCGTCGGCTCGCCGGTGAGGAAGCGCATCACCTCGGGATCGCTGTCCAGCTGCACCAGGTTGTCCACATCGGACTCGGTGAACCGGCGCAGCACCAGCCGGTCGGTTTCCAGGAAGACCTGCACCGGGCCATCCTGTGTGGCCCGGGTGCGGGTGTCCAGCGGATTTAGTCGCGCGTCTGGGTGGCGGCGAAGGTGCTGAGCAGGTCGGAGATGTGCTCGGGCCTGCCGGTGTTCTGGCGGTAGGACGCGGTCAGGGTGTCGATGTGGGTGTAGCCGGGCGCGAGGGTGGTGCCCTTGGGGAAGAACAGCTTCAGCGGGGCGCCGATCGCGGAGTCGGTGGCGCCGATGATCAGCGTGGGCTTGGCCTTGGCGGCCGCGGCGTGCCGGAGGTTGACCAGCTCGCCGTCCCGGGAACCGGCCAGGGCCAGGCCGAAGTCGACCAGGGTGCGCACCGAGTGGTAGTACTCCCAGGAGTTGATGCCGGGGTTGCCGAACTGGCGGGCCAGGTCGGGCAGGCTGGTCACCTCGTGTCCCGGTGAGGTGTAGTCCACGCCCTGGACGTTGTCGTGGTTGCGCCAGCCGTAGAGGGCCTTCTTGTCGGTGGGTCCCACCCTGGGGTTCGGGCCGGTGACGGTGGCCAGCCAGTCGCCGACCAGGGGCAGGCCGCTGACCTGGCCGGGCAGCGGGAAGGTCTTGGGGGCGACCGGGCCGCCGGTGTAGGCGCCCAGGCCGACCTGCAGGATGCCGAGGTTGGCGGTGTTGTTGTCCATGAGGGTGCCCAGCAGGGCGGCGTTGGTGAAGCGGAACTCGCGGATGTCGTTGGCGCCGCTGAGGAAGTCGACGTAGCTGCGGGCGAACAGCAGGCGCAGCGCGGTGTCGGTGACCGGGTTGGCCGGCAGCCTGCGGTGCAGGTCGGTTTCCGCGCCGGGCTCGAAGTGCGCGCCGATGCCGATGATGCCGAGGGCGTTGAACAGCTCGGCGTTCACCCCCGGCACGCTCACCAGCGAGCGCGGCAGCACCCCCGACCGCAGCAGCCGGACCGCCACGTCGTGGGTCTTGCCGACCACCAGGTTGGCCGCCCACTTCAGCAGCGGATTGGTTTGCAGGCCAACGGGATCGCTGGTGACCAGGGTGTCCAGGCCGAAGAACGCGCCGCACTGCCGGTACCCGGCGTCGGCGGTGGTGGCCGGGTCGCCGTCGAAGTCCCAGGCGGCGAAGAAGCCGGTCATCAGCCCGGCCATGGACGCGCCGCCGCAGACCGTCCTGGTGCGCCGGAACTCCGAGTCGGGCAGCTCGTGCAGCATCAGGTCGTACTGGTCGCGCACGGTCTGCTCGACGCCGATCTCGGCCAGGAAGCCGAGCTCGCTGTCCTTCTTGAAGCCCTCGAACTTGCGGCCGCCGATGACCTTGCCCTGATAGTAGTAGTCGAAGGCCACCCGCCAGTCCCGCGCGGCCCACCCGGCGCGCAGCCCGGTGTTGTCGGTGAGGCAGTTGGGCCTGCGGGCCTGCGCCCAGAACTCCACCCGCTGCCCCTTGCCCAGCGCCGAGCGGACGGTGTTGCGGGCCAGGCTGTCGCTGTTGTCCGCGCTGCCGAAGGAACCCGGCTGCTCGACGAAGACCGAGTCGGCCCGCTGCGGATCGGCCGGCCCACCGGTCGGGCGGTAGCGCAGGTAGCTGATCCACTCACACGCCTCCGGGCGGGGGCCGACCGCTGGGGGCAGTGGCGAGCGCAGGTCGACCCGGCTGACCAGCACACCGTCGCCGACCTGGTCCGGCAGCGCGGTCTCCACCCTGCGCTCCACCCGGCTGGCCGAGCCCGGCGCGGCCAGGGCGACCGGGCTGAGCAGGGTGCCGGTGATCGCGGTGGTGGCGGCCAGCGCCGACCACCGGTGTGTGCTGCGCTTCATGCCGCCTCCAACAGAAAATGACGGTGACCAGATTCACGGTAGGGAGTGCGCGAGCACGTGGGCAAGGTGATCCGTGCCGGTCCCCATTCCCACCTTTCGGCTGGTTGACGTTTCGGCTGTAGGCGCGCCGGATATCTCCAGCCCAGCAGCGGTACCGGCCGGTGCTGCGCTGGAAAGGGGACCGACCGCCATGTCCTCGACCTCGGGTTCGGCCGCCGCCGACGGCCACCACGACCTGGTCGGCCAGCCGCACGACGAGCAGCGGGAGGGTCCGCTGGCGCACGCCGAGGCCGAGGCGGCGCGGATCAGCGAACCCGGCGCGCCACTGGGCACCCTCGGCCCGCGTTTCAACCGGCGCTCGCCGTTCCTGATCGGGCTGGCCGCGGCCGCCGGGGTCGCGGTCACCTACGGGCTGGTGCTGGTGCTGACCGACCTGCGCGGGGTGCTGATCGTCATCGGCCTCGCGCTGTTCCTGGCCATCGGGATCGAACCGCTGGTCTCCTGGCTGGTGAACCGGCGCTTCCCGCGCTGGCTGGCGGTCACCGCGGTGTTCCTGGCTGGGTTCGGAGTGGTGGGCGGCTTCCTGGCGGTGGCCGTCCCGGTGCTGGCGGAGCAGGTCATGCAGTTCGCCGAGCGGGCGCCGGCGTACCTGCGCCAGGCGGTGGCGGAGCACTCCTGGCTGGCCCGGCTCAACGAACGGGTCGAGCTGCGGCAGGTGCTGGAACAGGTGCTCAGCGGCAGCGCGGGCCTGGTGCAGGCCGGGCTGGCGGTGTTCAGCACCCTGGCCGACCTGGTGATCCTGCTGGTGCTGACGGTCTACTTCACCGTCGAGCTGCCGAGGGTGCGCACCGGGCTGTACCGGTTCGTGCCGCACTCGCGGCGGCCGAGGACGATCCTGATCAGCGATGAGATCTGCGTCAAGGTCGGCGGTTACGTGCTGGGCAACCTGCTGGTCTCGCTGATCGCCGGCGCGCTCACCCTGGTCTGGCTGCTGGTCTTCGACGTGCCCTACGCCCTGCTGCTGGCGCTCACCGTGGCGCTGCTGGACCTGATCCCGGTGGTCGGCTCGATCGCGGGCGGCGTGCTGATCAGCCTGGTCGCGCTGACCGTCTCGGTCCCGGTGGGCCTGGCCACCGTCGGCTTCGTGGTGGGCTACCGGCTGCTGGAGGACTACCTGCTGATCCCGAAGATCATCGGCCGCACGGTGCGGGTGCCCGCCCTGGTCACGGTGGTGGCGGTGGTGCTGGGCGGGGCACTGCTCGGCGTGGTCGGCGCACTGGTGGCGATCCCGGTGGCCGCCGCGCTGCTGCTGATCACCCAGGAGGTCGTGTACCCGAGGCTGGACCGCGCCTAGGCCAGTTGAGCGTCCACAGTGGACGGATCGAACACCGCGTCCGCGGCCAGCCCGGCCAGCCCGATCAACGGTGCCTGGTCGCCGAGGCGGGCCGGGGTGATCTCGCGCAGGCCCAGCAGCGCCACCGGGTGTGCCTGGTCCAGCACGGCCGCGCGGACCGCGTCGGCGAACCGTGGCAGTGCGCCGATCGGGCCGCCGAGGCGGAGGTGTTGCGGGTTGACGATGCTGACCACTGTGGCCAGCACGCCGCCGAGCTGTCGTCCCGCCTCAGTCACCGTGGCGACCGCCTCCTCGCGGCCCTGTTCCACTTGGCGCACCACGTCGGCCAGCGTGCGCACGCCGCTGGGGCGGAGCAGGCGGAGCAGGGCGCGGCCGCTGGCCACCGCGGCCAGGCAGCCGGAGCGGCCGCAGGCGCAGCGCTCCTCGTGACCGGCGAGCTTGATGTGGCCGATCTCGCCGACGCTGCCGGTGACGCCCCGGTACGGGCGGCCGTTGATCACCACGCCGCTGCCGATGCCGGTGCCCACCTTCACCCCGAGCATGGTGGTGGCCGGGGCGCCGTCGGCCAGGTGCTCGCCGAAGGCCAGCGCGTTCGCGTCGTTCTCCACCACCACCGGCACCCGCACCCTGGCCGCGATGGCGTCGTGCACCGCGGTGCCGGACCAGCCCGGCATGCTCGGTGGCGCGGTGTTCGCGCCGGAGGTCGGGTCCACCTGGCCGGGGATGCCCGCGGCCAGCACGCAGAAGTCCTCGGCGCGGCCGGTCTCAGCGAGTAGTTCCGCGCCGAGGGCCAGCACCCGCTCCAGCACTGCCGCCGGGTCCTGCCGGGCCGGCACCTTCTCCCGGCGCACCGCCAGCACGGTGGCAGTCAGGTCGGCGACCGCGACCGCCAGGTGGCTGACCCCGATGTCGGCGACCAGGGCACACCGCCCGGCCTCGTCGGCGGCCAGCAGCTCGGCCGGTCTGCCGCCGCTGGATGCCTGGCGACCGGCCGTGCGCAGCAGCTTCATCCTGCTCAGCGCGTCCAGGCGCTCGACCATGGTGGCGCGGGAGAGCCCGACCCTGGCCTGGAGCTCCTGCCGGGTCATCGGGCCGTCCCTGCGCAACACCGCCAGGATCCGGCCGGGGGACAGCGGTCCTGATGTGGCGTTGACGTCCACCTGCACGCCCCCTATCTTGAGCCACCCGTACTTATGTCTAGCGACTAGACGGAAGTCTCGCACGAGGAGGTGGCCGTGGCCGGGTTCTCCCGCCGATCGCTGCTGCGTGGCGTGCTGGCCACGGGCGCGGGGGCGGCGGCCGCGCCGCTGCTGGGCGGCTGCGTCGGCTTCGCCACCTCCGGCACCTCGGGCCTGACCTTCCTGTCCACCCAGTTCACCCCGGTGGAGGAGGCGGAGCGGTTCCGGTCGCTGCTGCGCCGCAGCTTCGACGCCGAGGTCGGCTACGTCACCAGCGACCCCGGGCAGTTCACCACCCAGGTGCGCAGCCAGGTCGAGGCGGGCAACGTGCGGGTCGCGCTGCTCGGCGGCCTGCACGGCGACCTGGCCCCGCTCGCCCCGGACTGCCTCACCGACCTCACCGACCTGGTGGCCGACTTCAGCGCGCTCGGCTGGCCGCCGGAGTACCTGGAACTGGCCAAGGCGGGCACCGACCGCACCTGGTACGTGCCGTGGGCGCAGGCCAGCTACCTGCTCGCCGCGCACGTGGACGCGTTGGCCCATCTGCCATCCGGTGCTGATCCCGAGGACCTGAGCTACGAGCAGTTCCTGGACTGGGCGGTGAACGCCCGCCGCGCCAACGGGAACCGGCCGATGCTCGGCCTGCCCGGCGGTCCCAAGGGCCTGCTGCACCGCTTCCTCCAGGGTTACCTGCTGCCCTCCTTCACCGGCGGGCAGATCACCACCTTCAACTCCCCGGAGGCCGTCACCGCCTGGGAGTACCTGCGCGAGCTCTGGCGCAACTGCGCCCCGGCCAGCACCAACTACGACTTCATGCAGGACCCGCTGGAGGCCGGTGAGGTGCGCTTCGCCTGGGACCACGTGGCCCGGCTGGTCAACGTGCCCAAGCGCGAACCGGACCGCTGGCGGATGCTGCCCGCCCCGCGCGGGCCCAAGGGACGCGGCTACATGGCCGTGCTCACCGGCCTGGCCATCCCCAAGGGCGCGCCGCACCAGGACCAGGCGCGCCGGCTGATCGCCACCCTGAGCAAGGCGCAGACCCAGATCGAACTGTTGCGCGCCAACGCCTTCTTCCCCACCGTGCGCACCCCGATCCCGGCGGACCTGCCGCCGGCGATCCGGCTGGAGGCCGCCGCGGTGGCCAAGCAGCGGCAGCTGCCCGGCGCGCTGCTGTCCCTGCCGCCGGTCGGGCTGGGCAGCCGGGAAGGGGAGCTGGGCAAGGCGTTCCGGGACTGCTTCCAGTCCATCGTGCTCGGCGGGGCGGACACTCGATCCACTGTGGACAGACAAACCGGGGTGCTGGCCAAGGTGCTGGCCGAGGCCAAGGTGCCGTGCTGGGCGCCGGATCCGCGCGGCGACGGCGTTTGCGAGGTGGGCTGAGATGACCGGGCGGACACCGTGGCTGCTGCTGGCTCCCTCCACCGTGCTGCTGGCGCTGTTGTTCGGCTGGCCGCTGGCACAGGGGGTGCTGGCCGCCTTCCAGGACGGCAGCGGGTTCACCCTGGCCCACTGGCAGCGGCTGTTCACCGACCCCTACTTCGGGCAGGCGCTGCGCAACACCGTGCTGCTCATCGTGATCGTGGTGCCCATCCAGCTGGTGCTCGCGGTCGGCATGACCCTGCTGATCCAGGCCAAACCGCGCTTCGCCGGCGTGCACTTCTACCTGTGGGCCATCCCGCTGGCCATCTCCGACCTGGCCGCCGGACTGGTGTGGCTGACCGTCTTCGCCGACCGCGGCTACCTCAACTC from Crossiella sp. CA-258035 harbors:
- a CDS encoding glycoside hydrolase family 18 protein, with protein sequence MRSPAFRRFLTASAAAGLALAGLTAPASAAQPPAPAAAPHVVNYYPQWAVYGRNVHLGHIEKNGSADGLTVLNYAFANIHATNLTCFENTASVGNPTDPDYPKDNAGDAHANYQRVITAEQSVDGVADNPSAKLRGNFNQLKKLKAKHPGLKVLMSIGGWSFSKFFADVAKTDAARKKFVRSCVDLYIRGNLPVRDDWGTGKPAGGTGTGADIFDGFDLDWEYPGGGGLEVNHVDPNDKQNFTLLLKEFRTQLDAVRKGMLLTAFTASDPAKIDRGLELDQIFSYLDFANLQGYDFHGSSWEPNRTGHQANIHEDPKDPNPPASRFSVEQAVKIYRDAGVPASKILIGIPFYGRGWTGVEDGGANGLYQSAQGPATGDFPEEPGVRGYRNLKSTLDPSQIFHDDTAIATWGYDGTDFWSFDDETTIARKTAYIKEQGLGGAFAWNLAEDDGTLSRAMREGLTGGRR
- a CDS encoding helix-turn-helix transcriptional regulator, with translation MSGTEPLPDLLAALHRHGRVALFGPAGSGKTAVAHGVAAAAARGGALVMRSSPCAEDPAIVHSGLAELLTSLAPPSLAMVTGDRREVLSALVRRGPAPARGTDPLAVRLALAELLDALATRDGVLVVLDGVQWLDPDSRDALRGALRAVRSPGLRLLTTERRATAPVAGHELCQESWPVPMPALTPDALVDLVTGLGLPHRWTGQVLAHSGGNPALAVELTRALLAGGRAALPPEPLSPSPGARELIRLWLNEIGDPVRRCAVLAALCRDPTVTVLNRIRPGLAAEELATAEAARLLRVRHEEIRFTAAAIPLVLAADAGPDARARAHARLADAVDDPVAAVWHQAHAHQEPDRALARRLRAAAEESRTRGAHAFAAELGLLAARRLPPGEHAELVACLLAAAIDAGAAGRSDLARAAAHRVLPHAHRPADRVRVRLALLDAACQRLGGTEEVLAKAREEAGDDPELLAEVHLRTAIKAHIADGDTRRAAEEAGLAAALATGRGPARTLELALLMRARMQRGLGDPAAERTLARALECAPAVSARFLAARHAFFDDRLDAAREELLALLQHPVAHSGATTQLAEVLRCLVELEARAGHCRAAIEHARRLTGVLSEAGAAPGLSWYAMAVAESAGGEFARAARLARLGAAAAEEEGDVVFLPRSLLVLGTVELATGEAARAVAALERVRVLETAQQIADPSVLRWHGELAEALVGAGDPAAAATLVERTRHQALALDRPGVLAALDRAEALVRIARRDLDGAAGLLTGAGERFAALGLPIEHGRTLLALGRLERSRRRGPAARSAVRAALTAFQQRGARPWAALAATELDRLGSPAAIRPAVRGLTAAEAELAALVAEGLGNREAATRLFLSVKTVEGRLTRIYRKVGVRSRAQLVAALRRSPGGRIRPVDGEVT
- a CDS encoding LysR family transcriptional regulator, whose product is MDLGPQHLRMIDAIASARSISKAAIQLDLTQPAVSTMLRRVESHLGTQLFVRTPGGVTPTPVGAEVATRARAILAGLDDLDLVLAPPREQPDSPVLRIGLQASPLTGRVAGRLGSVLPFARVLLRVDPGCGTLTALLDSGALDLALYLEPDLPPAASRAVRQVLIECEPVYIGVAADGPLAARAELELAELAGQEWVDDPSDSGPWPAYFRQRCAEAGFTPRVTYWCGNWEMAAALVAAGRALGCFFPVDQPREGVVLKPVRGTPLAQRVVLASDHAHLAAARRLRAELGRAYLELVAASPGYARWWDQHPLAHPALPPVGTCRKAG
- a CDS encoding metallophosphoesterase family protein; this translates as MLVAVLADTHAPRRWKGCPPAVAEHLREADVILHAGDVCTANVLHELAAFAPVHAVLGNNDGPDVAAWGAPETLELDLDGLRVAMIHDSGQANGRTARMRRRFPEADLVVFGHSHIPMDVTGDGVRIFNPGSPTDRRRQPQGTMGLLRIERGELAEARIIPVT
- a CDS encoding GNAT family N-acetyltransferase codes for the protein MQVFLETDRLVLRRFTESDVDNLVQLDSDPEVMRFLTGEPTPRAVIEHQVLPKLLSHYELGPAGTWATIEHATGEFIGWLALEPPADGSATEVELGYRFQARFWGRGYATEGARALVRKGFTDLGVQRVWAQTMAVNTASRRVMERAGLKHVRTFFPHFDDPLPGTEQGEVEYELLRADWTG
- a CDS encoding AI-2E family transporter, whose translation is MSSTSGSAAADGHHDLVGQPHDEQREGPLAHAEAEAARISEPGAPLGTLGPRFNRRSPFLIGLAAAAGVAVTYGLVLVLTDLRGVLIVIGLALFLAIGIEPLVSWLVNRRFPRWLAVTAVFLAGFGVVGGFLAVAVPVLAEQVMQFAERAPAYLRQAVAEHSWLARLNERVELRQVLEQVLSGSAGLVQAGLAVFSTLADLVILLVLTVYFTVELPRVRTGLYRFVPHSRRPRTILISDEICVKVGGYVLGNLLVSLIAGALTLVWLLVFDVPYALLLALTVALLDLIPVVGSIAGGVLISLVALTVSVPVGLATVGFVVGYRLLEDYLLIPKIIGRTVRVPALVTVVAVVLGGALLGVVGALVAIPVAAALLLITQEVVYPRLDRA